In bacterium, the following proteins share a genomic window:
- a CDS encoding GTPase: protein MSRVKVIILGAAGRDFHNFNCVYRNNPAYDVVAFTATQIPDIDGRRYPASLAGPHYPEGIPIEDESALPELIARTGAEMCVMAYSDRSYQQVMSLASIVNAAGADFTMLGERLTELKSTKPVISVGAVRTGCGKSQTSRRICEILRKAGKKVVAVRHPMPYGDLEAQRVQRFATIADLAKHNCTIEEMEEYEPHVAVGGVIYAGVDYEAILREAEKEADIILWDGGNNDTPFFKSDLHIVVADPHRAGHENSYYPSETNVRLADVVVINKVVEAEFENIEAVRGYIRESNPKVIIIDAASPLTITGAVDLAGKRVLVVEDGPTLTHGDMKYGAGVVAALRLGAGELVDPRPWAKGRLAETFEKYPDIGTLLPAMGYGDEQKADLEATINAVECDVVVIGTPIDLTRIVKINKPTVRVGYELQEIGSPNLEQVLARFLG, encoded by the coding sequence ATGAGCAGGGTCAAGGTCATCATCCTGGGCGCCGCCGGGCGCGATTTCCACAACTTCAACTGCGTCTACCGGAACAATCCCGCCTACGATGTGGTCGCCTTCACGGCCACGCAGATTCCCGACATCGACGGCCGGCGCTACCCGGCTTCGCTGGCCGGGCCGCACTATCCCGAGGGCATCCCCATCGAGGACGAGTCCGCGCTGCCGGAGCTGATTGCCCGCACCGGCGCCGAGATGTGCGTCATGGCCTACAGCGACCGCTCGTACCAGCAGGTGATGAGCCTCGCGTCGATCGTCAATGCGGCGGGCGCCGACTTCACGATGCTGGGCGAGCGCCTGACCGAACTGAAGAGCACGAAGCCGGTCATCAGCGTGGGCGCCGTGCGCACGGGCTGCGGCAAGAGCCAGACCAGCCGCCGCATCTGCGAGATCCTGCGCAAGGCGGGCAAGAAGGTCGTCGCCGTGCGGCACCCGATGCCCTACGGCGACCTCGAGGCCCAGCGCGTGCAGCGCTTCGCCACCATCGCCGACCTGGCCAAGCACAACTGCACCATCGAGGAGATGGAGGAGTACGAGCCGCACGTGGCCGTCGGCGGCGTCATCTACGCCGGCGTCGACTACGAGGCCATCCTGCGCGAGGCGGAGAAGGAAGCCGACATCATCCTCTGGGACGGCGGCAACAACGACACGCCGTTCTTCAAGAGCGACCTGCACATCGTCGTGGCCGACCCGCACCGCGCGGGGCACGAGAACTCGTACTACCCCAGCGAGACCAACGTGCGGCTGGCCGACGTCGTCGTGATCAACAAGGTCGTCGAGGCCGAGTTCGAGAACATCGAGGCCGTGCGCGGCTACATCCGCGAGAGCAACCCGAAGGTGATCATCATCGACGCGGCGAGCCCGCTGACCATTACCGGCGCGGTCGATCTGGCCGGCAAGCGCGTGCTCGTGGTCGAGGACGGCCCGACGCTGACGCACGGCGACATGAAGTACGGCGCCGGTGTGGTGGCCGCGCTGCGCCTGGGCGCCGGCGAGCTGGTGGACCCGCGCCCCTGGGCGAAGGGCCGCCTGGCCGAGACGTTCGAGAAGTACCCGGACATCGGCACCCTGCTGCCGGCGATGGGCTACGGCGACGAGCAGAAGGCCGACCTCGAGGCGACGATCAACGCCGTCGAGTGCGATGTGGTGGTCATCGGCACGCCGATCGACCTTACCCGCATCGTGAAGATCAACAAGCCCACCGTGCGCGTGGGTTACGAGCTCCAGGAGATCGGCTCGCCGAACCTGGAACAGGTGCTGGCCCGGTTCCTCGGCTAG
- a CDS encoding adenylyltransferase/cytidyltransferase family protein — protein MTAPAGRGVVLERGELAGWAAAHHAAGRTIAFTNGCFDLVHVGHLESLRQAAAGADELIVALNSDASVRGLKGPGRPILPESARAALIAALRPVSAVTIFAEPTPLETILLIRPDVLVKGSEYADADIVGAREVLAAGGRVLRVPMVPGWSTSQIIAAIRQLP, from the coding sequence ATGACGGCACCGGCCGGGCGCGGCGTGGTCCTGGAGCGCGGTGAACTGGCGGGCTGGGCGGCTGCCCACCACGCGGCCGGCCGCACGATCGCCTTCACGAACGGCTGCTTCGACCTCGTCCATGTGGGGCACCTCGAAAGCCTGCGGCAGGCGGCCGCCGGCGCCGACGAATTGATTGTCGCTCTCAACAGCGACGCCTCGGTGCGCGGCCTGAAGGGGCCGGGCCGTCCGATCCTGCCGGAGTCGGCCCGCGCAGCGCTTATCGCCGCCTTGCGACCGGTTTCCGCGGTGACCATATTCGCCGAACCGACACCGCTGGAGACCATTCTCCTGATCCGGCCGGACGTGCTCGTCAAGGGGTCCGAGTACGCGGACGCCGACATCGTCGGCGCCCGTGAAGTCCTTGCCGCCGGGGGTCGCGTGCTGCGCGTGCCCATGGTGCCGGGCTGGTCGACCTCGCAGATCATCGCCGCGATCAGGCAACTTCCCTGA
- the rfaE1 gene encoding D-glycero-beta-D-manno-heptose-7-phosphate kinase: MNAPDKSRPNGKSPSNGTPRSNGTPLPVGTPADAASSASLERIAGRRLAVVGDAMLDHFVWGSVDRISPEAPVPVVRVREETWKLGGAANVAAGIRALGAAAVFYGLCGRDEAAATLRRLLAERGISPDGLVADDARPTTLKTRIIAHHQQVCRTDREHDGEIDAAGIAALVKGLREGGPFDGIVLSDYGKGVLTNHSLPALIAAAREANVPLVVDPKRGDYTKYRGATSLTPNQREAELACGHAITGPEDLQRAGRRLLEMTEADAVLITRGEHGMALYLKDGAEHHLPAVATTVFDVTGAGDTVIAVYTTCLAAGAGHLEAARLANHAAGLAVRELGTAAVTLDQLRGVLPKGGAR; the protein is encoded by the coding sequence ATGAACGCGCCTGACAAGTCCCGGCCGAATGGCAAGTCCCCGTCGAACGGCACGCCCCGGTCGAACGGCACGCCCCTGCCCGTCGGCACGCCCGCCGACGCCGCGTCGTCCGCCTCGCTCGAACGCATCGCCGGCCGCCGCCTGGCCGTGGTCGGCGACGCGATGCTCGACCATTTCGTCTGGGGCAGCGTCGACCGCATCAGCCCCGAGGCTCCGGTGCCGGTCGTCCGCGTCCGCGAGGAGACCTGGAAGCTGGGCGGGGCGGCCAATGTCGCGGCCGGCATCCGTGCGCTGGGTGCCGCCGCTGTCTTCTACGGCCTCTGCGGTCGCGACGAGGCCGCTGCCACGCTGCGCCGCCTGCTCGCCGAGCGCGGCATCTCGCCGGACGGCCTGGTGGCCGACGACGCGCGGCCGACCACGCTCAAGACGCGCATCATCGCGCACCACCAGCAGGTCTGCCGCACCGATCGCGAACACGACGGCGAGATCGATGCCGCCGGCATCGCCGCACTCGTGAAGGGCCTGCGCGAAGGCGGCCCGTTCGACGGCATCGTGCTGAGCGACTATGGCAAGGGTGTGCTCACCAACCATTCGCTGCCGGCGCTGATCGCGGCGGCGCGCGAGGCCAACGTGCCGCTCGTTGTCGACCCGAAGCGGGGCGACTACACGAAGTACCGCGGCGCGACCTCGCTGACGCCGAACCAGCGCGAAGCCGAACTGGCCTGCGGGCACGCCATCACCGGGCCGGAAGACCTGCAGCGCGCCGGCCGGCGCCTGTTGGAAATGACGGAGGCCGACGCGGTCCTCATCACGCGCGGCGAGCACGGCATGGCCCTGTACCTGAAGGACGGCGCCGAGCACCACCTGCCGGCCGTCGCGACCACGGTCTTCGACGTGACCGGCGCCGGCGACACCGTCATCGCCGTCTACACGACCTGCCTGGCGGCAGGGGCTGGGCATCTCGAGGCGGCCCGGCTGGCGAACCACGCCGCCGGGCTGGCCGTTCGCGAACTGGGCACCGCCGCCGTGACGCTCGACCAGCTGCGCGGCGTGCTTCCGAAGGGCGGCGCACGATGA
- a CDS encoding DUF3467 domain-containing protein — protein sequence MDSKNPPQQQRITLDLGEKEAEGIYSNLTLISHSPHEFILDFARLVPGLPKSKVHARIIMTPQSAKALQKSLAVNVERFEQTYGEIKLAGQPNQGPNIGFQTN from the coding sequence ATGGACAGCAAGAATCCCCCGCAGCAGCAGCGCATCACCCTGGACCTGGGCGAGAAGGAAGCCGAGGGGATCTACAGCAACCTGACGCTGATCTCGCACAGCCCCCACGAGTTCATCCTCGACTTCGCGCGACTGGTGCCCGGCCTGCCCAAGAGCAAGGTGCACGCGCGCATCATCATGACGCCGCAGTCGGCCAAGGCGCTGCAGAAGTCGCTCGCGGTGAACGTGGAGCGTTTCGAGCAGACCTACGGCGAGATCAAGCTGGCGGGGCAGCCGAACCAGGGACCGAACATCGGATTCCAGACGAACTAG
- a CDS encoding ABC transporter permease has translation MNPQVIGAMVRLRLLRVVRDRGGLIWLLVMPMVFSYLMGLLMGDWSGSGQPSRRKIIVSDRDGGAAVAMLLAPVRAHERFEVVLADTAVGDAGARSLVDDGKASAVLQIPAGFSAALAGGAAVDLRLTIDGNRLGSQTARTLIDKSLVRLTTAGAALSLVSAPGQEVPRDGAAGFDEAAFVDAWESPRVRLRAETLGRLPTDDWGLTRSAQHVGPAYVLFFMLMFMMVSAKDLVQERQDRTLARLVISRASAFDLVAGYFLGGLAVGLVQGAILLVMNAVAFKLDYGDSPAALAAVVVLFAAFASAASILLGTLARSGAQADGLGTGLTMTLGAIGGLWWPLEVVPAFMQAIGKALPTGQAITAFHGLVGRGWGVAETVPLLGGLFAWFAVVFAIAAWRLRRQVAA, from the coding sequence ATGAACCCGCAGGTGATCGGCGCCATGGTCCGACTTCGCCTGCTGCGTGTCGTGCGCGACCGCGGCGGACTGATCTGGCTCCTGGTGATGCCCATGGTCTTCTCGTACCTGATGGGCCTGCTGATGGGTGACTGGAGCGGCAGCGGCCAGCCGTCGCGCCGCAAGATCATCGTCTCGGACCGCGATGGTGGCGCGGCAGTCGCCATGCTGCTGGCCCCGGTGCGCGCGCACGAACGCTTCGAGGTCGTGCTCGCCGACACCGCCGTGGGCGATGCCGGCGCCCGGTCCCTGGTCGACGACGGCAAGGCCAGCGCCGTCCTGCAGATCCCGGCCGGCTTCAGCGCGGCGCTGGCCGGCGGCGCGGCCGTCGACCTGCGACTCACCATCGACGGCAACCGGCTGGGCAGCCAGACCGCGCGCACGCTCATCGACAAGTCGCTGGTCCGCCTGACCACCGCCGGCGCCGCGCTGAGCCTGGTGTCCGCACCGGGACAGGAGGTCCCGCGCGACGGGGCCGCCGGTTTCGACGAAGCGGCCTTCGTGGACGCCTGGGAGTCGCCGCGCGTGCGCCTGCGCGCCGAGACCCTGGGGCGCCTGCCCACCGACGACTGGGGCCTGACGCGGTCCGCGCAGCACGTGGGGCCGGCCTACGTCCTGTTCTTCATGCTGATGTTCATGATGGTCTCGGCCAAGGATCTCGTGCAGGAGCGGCAGGACCGCACCCTGGCGCGACTCGTCATCAGCCGCGCCAGTGCCTTCGACCTGGTGGCGGGCTACTTCCTCGGTGGACTGGCCGTCGGGCTGGTGCAGGGCGCCATCCTGCTGGTGATGAACGCGGTGGCCTTCAAGCTCGACTACGGCGATTCGCCGGCGGCGCTGGCGGCGGTCGTGGTCCTGTTCGCGGCCTTCGCCTCGGCGGCTTCGATCCTGCTCGGCACGCTGGCGCGCTCGGGCGCGCAGGCCGACGGCCTGGGCACCGGCCTGACAATGACGCTGGGAGCCATCGGCGGCCTGTGGTGGCCGCTCGAGGTGGTCCCGGCGTTCATGCAGGCCATCGGCAAGGCGCTGCCCACCGGCCAGGCGATCACGGCCTTCCACGGCCTGGTCGGGCGGGGATGGGGCGTGGCCGAAACGGTGCCGCTGCTGGGCGGGCTGTTCGCCTGGTTTGCCGTCGTGTTCGCCATCGCCGCCTGGCGGCTGCGGCGGCAGGTAGCAGCCTAG
- a CDS encoding ABC transporter permease: protein MTRLWIFAGRDLRRMAADRRALVINLVLPLVLTSVMGLSFGGGVFGKKGISAIPVALVAGDMPDALRDRLLAGLEESGFFAPVWADSLQADTLVRAGDVAAAIVLPPKALQTFFSGDSLTVGVWKDPSSEVKAGIVQEIVQRGVLRVQAGEAAFRALWPEDYRPSAADSSALEDLFTGGFDSIWRNLREPERDDTPGRAAEFLARQVDHQLALSRVLARPGVNLVVADKAPSSDEDGRESNLFDYFLPSFAVFFLMFAVAAGARDLHRERARRTLQRQLLAPGSPWPVVAGKWVASVAQGVIMLSVLLVAGALLFRVNLGPDPWTLPVVVLLTCTAASGVFMLLAMLVPSEKVFDNLSTAVVLISAMLGGNFLPIDNMPGWTRAAGQFVFNYWANLSFTRVIGDNGSLGAITTPLTVLFVASVVLLAAIVLLFNARVRRGGWA from the coding sequence ATGACGCGCCTGTGGATCTTCGCGGGGCGCGACCTGCGTCGCATGGCAGCTGACCGTCGCGCCCTGGTCATCAACCTGGTGCTGCCGCTCGTGCTCACCTCGGTCATGGGACTGTCGTTCGGCGGCGGCGTGTTCGGCAAGAAGGGCATCAGCGCCATCCCGGTCGCGCTGGTGGCCGGCGACATGCCCGATGCGCTGCGCGACCGACTGCTAGCGGGCCTGGAGGAGTCGGGCTTCTTTGCGCCGGTGTGGGCCGACTCGCTGCAGGCCGATACGCTTGTGCGCGCCGGCGACGTGGCTGCCGCCATCGTGCTGCCGCCAAAAGCGCTGCAGACCTTCTTCAGCGGCGATTCGCTCACCGTGGGTGTCTGGAAGGACCCGTCGAGCGAGGTCAAGGCGGGCATCGTTCAGGAGATCGTCCAGCGCGGCGTGTTGCGCGTGCAGGCCGGCGAAGCCGCCTTCCGCGCCCTCTGGCCCGAGGACTACCGGCCTTCGGCCGCCGATTCGTCCGCCCTCGAAGACCTGTTCACGGGCGGCTTCGACAGCATCTGGCGGAACCTGCGGGAACCGGAAAGGGATGATACCCCTGGACGCGCTGCCGAGTTCCTGGCGCGGCAGGTCGACCACCAGCTGGCGCTCAGCCGTGTCCTGGCCAGGCCCGGCGTCAACCTGGTCGTGGCCGACAAGGCCCCGTCATCCGACGAGGACGGGCGCGAGTCGAACCTGTTCGACTACTTCCTGCCGAGCTTTGCCGTCTTCTTCCTGATGTTCGCCGTGGCTGCCGGCGCCCGCGATCTCCACCGCGAACGTGCACGCCGCACGTTGCAGCGCCAACTGCTGGCCCCCGGCTCGCCCTGGCCGGTGGTGGCCGGCAAGTGGGTCGCCTCCGTGGCGCAGGGCGTCATCATGCTGTCGGTGCTGCTGGTCGCCGGCGCGCTCCTGTTCCGCGTGAACCTCGGGCCCGATCCCTGGACGCTGCCCGTGGTCGTGCTGCTGACCTGTACCGCCGCTTCGGGCGTCTTCATGCTGCTGGCGATGCTGGTGCCCTCCGAGAAGGTCTTCGACAACCTCAGCACGGCCGTGGTCCTCATCTCGGCCATGCTGGGCGGGAATTTCCTGCCGATCGACAACATGCCCGGCTGGACGCGCGCCGCCGGCCAGTTCGTCTTCAACTACTGGGCCAACCTCTCGTTCACGCGCGTGATCGGGGACAACGGCTCGCTGGGCGCCATCACGACGCCGCTGACCGTTCTCTTCGTCGCCAGTGTGGTGCTGCTCGCGGCGATCGTGCTGCTGTTCAACGCGCGCGTGCGCCGGGGAGGCTGGGCATGA
- a CDS encoding ABC transporter ATP-binding protein, whose translation MIEVKDLVKKYGTQRAVDGVSFSVARGELFGLLGPNGAGKTTTIGVLSTLLRADGGQVRIGGHDVATSPAQVRRLIGVVPQEIALYTDLTARDNLMFWGRLHGLGGAALSRRVEELLVMADLADQAKRRVDAYSGGMMRRLNLVAGLIHEPEVLFLDEPTVGIDAQARSRILELIAGLGRQGLTVIYTTHYLEEAEQLCDRIGVIDRGKLVALGDKESLIGQVGDVDLIRLSLPAAAHAAFVEACGAWADCSGVGERRGKVEVRAVDGGRLLPRIQEWLRANDLPVEQLEIERPNLETLYLNLTGRGLRETAP comes from the coding sequence GTGATCGAAGTCAAGGACCTCGTCAAGAAGTACGGCACGCAGCGCGCGGTCGACGGCGTCTCGTTCTCCGTCGCGCGCGGCGAGTTGTTCGGGCTGCTCGGGCCCAACGGCGCCGGCAAGACCACCACCATCGGCGTGCTGTCGACCCTGTTGCGCGCCGACGGCGGGCAGGTGCGCATCGGCGGGCATGACGTCGCGACTTCGCCTGCGCAGGTGCGCAGGCTGATCGGCGTGGTGCCGCAGGAGATTGCGCTCTACACCGACCTCACGGCGCGGGACAACCTCATGTTCTGGGGCCGGCTCCATGGCCTCGGCGGCGCGGCGCTCAGTCGGCGCGTGGAGGAATTGCTGGTCATGGCCGACCTGGCCGACCAGGCCAAGCGCCGGGTCGATGCCTATTCCGGCGGCATGATGCGCCGTCTCAACCTGGTGGCCGGGCTCATCCACGAGCCCGAGGTGCTGTTCCTGGACGAGCCGACGGTCGGTATCGATGCGCAGGCCCGCAGCCGCATCCTCGAACTGATCGCAGGGCTCGGCCGGCAGGGCCTGACGGTCATCTACACGACGCACTACCTGGAAGAGGCCGAGCAGCTCTGCGACCGCATCGGCGTCATCGACCGCGGTAAGCTCGTGGCCCTGGGTGACAAGGAATCGCTGATCGGCCAGGTCGGCGACGTCGACCTCATCCGCTTGAGCCTGCCGGCGGCGGCGCATGCGGCCTTCGTCGAGGCCTGCGGCGCCTGGGCGGATTGCTCGGGTGTGGGCGAGCGCCGCGGCAAGGTCGAGGTGCGCGCGGTGGACGGCGGCCGGCTGCTGCCGCGCATCCAGGAGTGGTTGCGCGCGAATGACCTGCCGGTCGAGCAACTGGAGATCGAGCGCCCCAACCTCGAGACGCTGTACCTCAACCTGACGGGCCGCGGCCTTCGGGAAACCGCCCCATGA
- a CDS encoding lysophospholipid acyltransferase family protein, producing MRDNLRHAFGATHDDAARDAIAAGFFRHFGTNLMEFLLLGRLSRGQLREWVDIEGLEHYHAAAADGRGVLLVTGHFGNWEVLAARLGAEGIPVTFLGKSQSNPQADRMLADLRARAGVRIIRSGGPLKEMVTALRRGEVIGLAADQDAGPDGFFATFLGRPASFYRGAAYFSWKLQAPVISGMIFRLPDGRHRLELGPPYRPEPGWDEATAVARLTEIFVQRLEEAVRRAPEQYFWTHRRWKTRPPEESA from the coding sequence GTGCGCGACAACCTGCGCCACGCCTTCGGCGCCACCCACGACGACGCTGCCCGCGACGCCATCGCCGCCGGTTTCTTCCGCCACTTCGGCACCAACCTCATGGAGTTCCTGCTGCTCGGCCGGCTGTCCCGCGGGCAGTTGCGCGAGTGGGTCGACATCGAAGGGCTCGAGCACTACCACGCCGCGGCCGCCGACGGTCGCGGCGTCCTGCTCGTGACCGGGCATTTCGGCAACTGGGAGGTGCTGGCCGCCCGCCTCGGCGCCGAGGGCATCCCCGTCACGTTCCTCGGCAAGAGCCAGTCCAACCCGCAGGCCGACCGGATGCTGGCGGACCTGCGCGCGAGGGCAGGCGTGCGCATCATCCGCTCGGGCGGCCCGCTGAAGGAGATGGTCACGGCCCTGCGCCGGGGCGAGGTCATCGGGCTCGCCGCCGACCAGGACGCCGGCCCCGACGGCTTCTTCGCGACGTTCCTCGGACGGCCCGCCTCGTTCTACCGCGGGGCGGCCTACTTTTCCTGGAAACTGCAGGCACCCGTCATCAGCGGCATGATCTTCCGCCTGCCGGACGGCCGCCATCGCCTGGAACTGGGGCCGCCCTACAGGCCCGAGCCGGGGTGGGACGAGGCCACGGCCGTCGCCCGCCTTACGGAAATCTTCGTGCAACGTTTGGAAGAGGCCGTGCGTAGGGCGCCGGAGCAGTATTTCTGGACGCACCGGCGCTGGAAGACCCGTCCACCCGAGGAGTCGGCGTGA
- the dprA gene encoding DNA-protecting protein DprA — protein MNEPKHGRTPAPADYLLLERDHELWPPLWHRDVAPLITALHVQGEASVLTRPCLGIVGTRKPTARGLEVTRVLAGQLAAAGWVIVSGLARGIDAAAHRGALEAGGSTVAVMATGTDLCYPQAHRGLLREIRARGCSLTPFPAGTPPLKHHFLERNQVLALVVRGVIVVEAPLKSGAMVTAREAADAGRDVFAVPGPVDVDTSHGCHQLLRDGACLVESVADVQACFQTQLTLFPWATPLPEPNLPDHPAARWLYERLDLGGCGRDELRRQWPGDERGFVDGLCALELAGLIHRLPGGQVARRLWTA, from the coding sequence GTGAATGAACCGAAGCACGGGCGCACGCCTGCGCCCGCGGACTACCTGCTCCTCGAACGCGATCATGAACTGTGGCCGCCCCTCTGGCACCGCGATGTGGCGCCGCTCATCACGGCGCTGCATGTGCAGGGCGAGGCCTCCGTACTGACTCGCCCCTGCCTGGGCATCGTCGGCACGCGGAAACCGACGGCGCGCGGCCTCGAGGTCACGCGCGTGCTGGCGGGCCAGCTCGCGGCCGCGGGCTGGGTCATCGTCAGCGGCCTGGCGCGGGGCATCGATGCCGCCGCGCACCGCGGGGCGCTTGAGGCCGGCGGCAGCACGGTTGCCGTGATGGCCACCGGCACCGACCTCTGCTATCCCCAGGCGCACCGTGGGCTGTTGCGCGAGATCCGCGCGCGCGGATGCAGCCTGACGCCCTTCCCGGCGGGCACGCCCCCGCTCAAGCACCACTTCCTGGAGCGCAATCAGGTGCTGGCACTGGTGGTCCGCGGCGTGATCGTGGTCGAGGCGCCGCTCAAGAGCGGGGCCATGGTCACGGCGCGCGAAGCGGCCGACGCCGGCCGCGACGTGTTCGCGGTGCCGGGTCCGGTCGACGTCGACACGAGTCACGGCTGCCACCAGCTGCTGCGCGACGGCGCCTGCCTCGTGGAATCGGTGGCCGACGTGCAGGCCTGTTTCCAGACGCAGCTGACCCTGTTCCCGTGGGCGACGCCGTTGCCCGAGCCGAACCTGCCGGACCATCCTGCGGCGCGCTGGCTCTACGAACGGCTCGACCTGGGCGGCTGCGGGCGTGATGAATTGCGCCGCCAGTGGCCGGGCGACGAGCGCGGTTTCGTCGACGGCTTGTGCGCCCTCGAACTGGCCGGCCTCATCCACCGGTTGCCGGGAGGGCAGGTGGCCCGTAGACTCTGGACCGCCTGA
- the obgE gene encoding GTPase ObgE yields the protein MFLDTAIITIASGKGGDGKVSTRREKYVPRGGPDGGNGGRGGSVWLLADAHLTTLLDFRYRRKYEAEEGRQGGANNCTGADGHDIEIKVPCGTVVIDEETGEQIGDLVEAGDRLLLAEGGRGGKGNWEFRNARNQTPMKATPGKPGVERVVRFELKLIADIALVGEPNAGKSTLLSVLTAARPKVADYPFTTLVPNLGIVDLGDYASCTLADIPGLIEGASEGRGLGHEFLRHVERTRALLLLVDPSTVEPAEALGMLRGELESYGGHLARLPFAVVVTKSDVMNDEDAAAALAKARLWATAAGAVDTLQISAVAGRGLTELRHLLRRLNAG from the coding sequence GTGTTCCTGGACACAGCCATCATCACGATCGCCTCGGGCAAGGGCGGCGACGGCAAGGTCTCGACCCGGCGCGAGAAGTATGTGCCGCGCGGCGGCCCGGACGGCGGCAACGGCGGGCGCGGCGGCTCGGTCTGGCTGCTTGCCGATGCGCATCTGACGACATTGCTGGACTTCCGCTACCGGCGGAAGTACGAGGCCGAGGAGGGCCGGCAGGGCGGCGCGAACAACTGCACCGGCGCCGACGGGCACGACATCGAGATCAAGGTGCCGTGCGGCACGGTGGTCATCGACGAGGAAACCGGCGAGCAGATCGGCGACCTGGTCGAAGCAGGGGACCGGCTCTTGCTGGCCGAAGGTGGTCGCGGCGGCAAGGGCAACTGGGAATTCCGGAATGCCCGCAACCAGACGCCGATGAAGGCCACGCCGGGCAAGCCGGGCGTCGAGCGCGTCGTGCGCTTCGAGTTGAAGCTCATCGCGGACATCGCGCTGGTGGGCGAGCCCAACGCAGGCAAGAGCACGCTGCTGTCGGTGCTCACCGCGGCCCGGCCCAAGGTGGCCGACTATCCGTTCACGACGCTGGTGCCGAACCTCGGCATCGTCGACCTGGGCGACTACGCCAGTTGTACGCTGGCCGACATCCCCGGACTCATCGAGGGCGCGAGCGAAGGGCGGGGCCTGGGCCACGAGTTCCTGCGCCACGTCGAGCGGACGCGGGCTCTGCTGCTGCTGGTCGACCCGTCGACGGTCGAGCCGGCCGAGGCGCTCGGTATGCTGCGCGGTGAACTGGAGAGCTACGGCGGTCACCTGGCGCGGCTTCCGTTCGCGGTGGTCGTGACCAAGAGCGACGTCATGAACGACGAAGATGCGGCTGCGGCCCTGGCGAAGGCCCGACTCTGGGCGACGGCTGCGGGCGCGGTCGACACGCTGCAGATCTCGGCGGTGGCCGGACGCGGCCTGACCGAACTGCGGCACCTGCTGCGACGACTGAACGCCGGCTGA
- the coaD gene encoding pantetheine-phosphate adenylyltransferase, with amino-acid sequence MHRHVLYPGSFDPVTLGHLDLVERASRLFDRVTVVVAATGKAGLLELDERVELFRASVAGMSGVEVEPFSGLLVDEVRRRGASAVVRGIRTPGDYEHEWTMAGVNALLAADVEYVYLLARPQLAAISSTLVRDVLRHGGPLDRLVPEPVARALAGRDF; translated from the coding sequence ATGCACCGCCACGTGCTGTATCCGGGTTCATTCGACCCGGTGACGCTGGGCCACCTCGACCTGGTCGAGCGCGCCAGTCGACTGTTCGACCGCGTCACGGTGGTGGTTGCGGCCACCGGCAAGGCCGGCCTGCTCGAACTGGATGAACGCGTGGAGCTGTTCCGCGCTTCGGTTGCCGGGATGTCCGGGGTCGAGGTCGAGCCGTTCAGCGGCCTGCTCGTGGACGAGGTGCGGCGCCGCGGCGCCAGCGCCGTCGTGCGGGGCATCCGCACGCCGGGCGACTACGAACACGAATGGACGATGGCCGGCGTGAACGCCCTGCTCGCCGCCGATGTCGAATACGTCTACCTGCTGGCCCGGCCGCAACTGGCGGCCATTTCCAGCACGCTTGTCCGCGACGTGCTGCGCCACGGCGGCCCCCTCGACCGGCTGGTGCCGGAGCCGGTGGCGCGCGCGCTGGCCGGCCGCGACTTTTGA
- a CDS encoding RsmD family RNA methyltransferase: MRVVAGRWRGRRLLPPPGDAIRPTADRVKEALFSILGARVAGAVFVDLCCGTGALGIEALSRGAGRAIFVDEAKTSLTLAGANLARCGATEGSFALERCEALAWLDRWSPADGSPWLLVADPPYRTPLGAHIMERLLARPAWPGCRALAVEQGSEHLAPLPADDAWELRRYGQATLALWLAPED, translated from the coding sequence ATGAGGGTCGTGGCCGGGCGCTGGCGTGGCCGTCGCCTGCTGCCGCCGCCGGGCGACGCGATCCGCCCGACGGCCGATCGCGTCAAGGAGGCCCTGTTCAGCATCCTCGGTGCGCGGGTGGCCGGCGCCGTGTTCGTCGACCTGTGCTGCGGGACCGGGGCGCTCGGCATCGAGGCGCTCAGCCGCGGCGCCGGGCGGGCGATCTTCGTGGACGAGGCGAAAACCTCGCTGACGCTGGCCGGTGCGAACCTCGCGCGCTGCGGCGCCACCGAGGGCAGCTTCGCCCTGGAGCGCTGTGAAGCCCTGGCCTGGCTGGACCGCTGGAGCCCCGCCGACGGGTCACCCTGGCTGCTCGTGGCCGACCCGCCCTATCGCACACCCCTCGGAGCGCATATCATGGAGCGCCTGCTGGCACGACCGGCCTGGCCCGGCTGCCGGGCCCTGGCCGTGGAGCAGGGGTCCGAACACCTGGCCCCGCTGCCGGCCGACGACGCCTGGGAACTGCGGCGCTATGGCCAGGCCACCCTGGCGCTGTGGCTGGCGCCGGAAGACTGA